The following are from one region of the Sandaracinus amylolyticus genome:
- a CDS encoding CDP-alcohol phosphatidyltransferase family protein: MNDSHRQSRPKHFSMLRTFVLADLVTMANAASGTGAIFLCLRYVAERDPTYALGAFALLPIALVADVLDGAVARWRRKQSPLGADLDSLADVVSFGVAPAVLAFALGMDGGWDALVLVYFVACGISRLARYNVTASALSGDDGKVKYYEGTPIPTSLGLVAVLGAAFWADAVHDRLWLGELAIGPWVLHPLVLIYAVSGSAMISASLRIPKP; this comes from the coding sequence ATGAACGACTCGCATCGTCAATCTCGGCCCAAGCACTTCTCGATGCTGCGCACGTTCGTGCTCGCCGACCTCGTCACGATGGCGAACGCGGCGAGCGGCACCGGCGCGATCTTCCTCTGTCTGCGCTACGTCGCGGAGCGTGATCCCACCTACGCGCTCGGCGCGTTCGCGCTGCTCCCGATCGCGCTCGTCGCCGACGTGCTCGACGGAGCGGTCGCGCGCTGGCGTCGCAAGCAGTCGCCGCTCGGCGCGGACCTCGACTCGCTCGCCGACGTCGTGAGCTTCGGCGTCGCGCCCGCCGTGCTCGCGTTCGCGCTCGGGATGGACGGCGGGTGGGACGCGCTGGTGCTGGTCTACTTCGTCGCGTGCGGGATCAGCCGCCTCGCTCGCTACAACGTCACGGCGAGCGCGCTCTCCGGCGACGACGGCAAGGTGAAGTACTACGAGGGCACGCCGATCCCGACGAGCCTCGGCCTGGTCGCGGTCCTCGGCGCTGCGTTCTGGGCGGACGCGGTGCACGATCGGCTCTGGCTCGGCGAGCTCGCGATTGGACCGTGGGTGCTGCACCCGTTGGTCCTGATCTACGCGGTGAGCGGCTCCGCGATGATCAGCGCTTCGCTGCGCATTCCCAAGCCCTGA